attcagaaaactatttttggGAAGTGGTGAATGCTCAGTTTGTTCATCCTTATTCACATTCCCATTTAACTAAGAAGTTCTTTAtagaacaaaaaagaacagaaaataaattgaaaatgctATCACAACTCTGCTACGCTGCAATTAACTTTTGAGCACCATCTGCTGGTCTGCTTCTAAAACAACTACCAGATTACCCAACTGCCAGTAACAGCTAAATACCTGATCTCTGTTAACTTACCATTTACTGCCTCACgttatttattaaaagtttCTATGAATCATACGTTATCAACACACTAGAGAAAGTAACAAAATACATCTAGTAACAGAGGATTTCTTATGGGATGTGTTGATAAGCTTAAAATAGCTGATGTTGCCAATATACTTTGTAGGACTGTAAGTTAACAGTGAAGTTTTTAAGTTGAAAAGTTTTCTAAAGTagagtgaaaatgaaaacaacaccACAGTTTACCTATTTGCCTGGTTGTAACTAGTTGTCTCCATCTTTTCATGCCAGTAACTTCCTGGTCTGAGGTTATCCCAACATTCCTCATACAATTTTATCAGTCATGCAATACTCAATGCCTACTGGCATTCTGACCAGTGGAATTTGCTTCCTAGTTCTATATTGCTATGATCATGAAACATTCTACTTACTACAGAAAGGACTAGAAGATGCTACACTAAATCTAATCATAAGCAAATATTACTTATAATACATTCTTATCTCAGCAATTTAAAATATAGTCCAATGAAATACAGTTTACACTGATATAGCACTGGTGTTAGGTACTGGAGATCCAAGAGCTCCCAGCTTACATCTAACTATAGCACAAGAAcaatgttggggtttttttggctcTCATGTTGGAAGCATTAAAATCAGTTGGGAGTATTTGCAAATTTTCAGCGAAGTTCCTTCCTCAGTTCCAAGAGGCTCTTTCTTTGATGTCTTAACTAAAGTTTCAGGATGTTTAACTTGTTGCATCCTGCTTTAGTTCCAAGGTGTAAAGCCTCCTGGAAAGCCCCAGAAAGTTCCagtctttcaagaaaaaaattacgAGCAAAAGTCcatatgaggaagaaataaatcctAATAAAATAAGGTAGGAATGCACTACACGCAATTTATTACACAATATAGCATGGAATAAAACTCAGGGAATATTTCTAGCTAAGTCTTTGCTAATAAATGCAGTAAATGTTCTTTAATGTTATAGTTTGGTGTATTAAAGGAAACAGTAATCATATCTATTAACGaagttttgcatttcaaatgcttACATCAACATCTGCATTCAGTTGAGGGTTAATGAGGAAGCTGCCAACAAAGTCAAGAGGCTATTTCCAAGTTTCTTTGTAATGTCTCCTTTTCCCTGACATTTTAACCAATTGTTGCAACAACTTCAAAGTAGTTAGAACTACCTGGAACCAATTCCAAAAGGCTGAATGTTTACAGCAAGCAGACTTGTGTCTTTACCACTGGTATTCTCAGGCAGTACAATATCAGATATTTGTAGGAAGCAAATAGCGTTATCAagttcttaatttaaaataacaagcTTCCTGCataattttctgcatttctgcataCACAAAAAGAATGAAGTGGGGTCTCTTGTCCAGTTTCAAAATGAGTAATTATCCTGAAGTATAAAGGTATGGGTATTTGATGCATACTGGAACCTAGTATTTATAAACCAACGTGAGCACACATGTCCATGAAGTACCCTCTATAACAACCAAAACAGATTGAGACCAAAGAATTTCATATAGCAGTAAAGTCAGAAGGTATCCGACTAAGGTCATTAGCTGAATGCAGATTATGATTACAATACAGCATTGAAtgacaaacaagaaaactttTACTTATTTCCTTCACTATCCTGAATTCTGTtctaaaaaaatccaaacattgCAACAGGTCAGAATAGAAgaactgcttttcaaaattaGAACTCCATGTAAAAACACtattacaaaaatacaaaccttttgtgcactgttttttttttttttttctccacaagaGGGgatttctccctccttcctgctATGGGAATCTTGTCAGTCTCATGTTCTGTACTCACAATACATTTCTTTATTCTAttatttgtgtcttttttctCCTACTAGTGTTAAATGTTTACACCAGAGTCCTATTAAATCCTCAtactacattttcatttgctattcACAGTAACACTGAAGAGTTAAATCCTTCCCCCACCAGATCCAATTAATACATCTGTTGAGATATAAAAATTGCATGAAATAGTGTCACGGGTTTACCGAAAATCAAGCAGGACAGAGACAGAAATCATCGCAATTTAGCTGTATAAAAACTGAGTAACATTACACGACCAGTTATTGAAGTCTGGTTAGCAAAAGGAATCCCAAAAATctagataaataaaaaattgacaTGGCAAAATACACAGCATGACTtgataaaaaacatttttgaaagtCCAGTGTTTATAAGGAGGATAAGGACAATCCTTAAGATTTTTACCAGTAATAAATTACTCATATTCTATAGGCATATGTGTATATTTACATCTCtctcaaacattaaaaaatccTTAATGTTAAATGAATTTTGAAGAACAAGATAAATCAGCAAAATGCAACAAATCATGACCAAATCTTAGATAGACAACTATATACTGAAATGAATCATATCCTGGGTGTGTATCAGTTCTTCAGACCAGTTCCAGAAATAagttataaatataaaaatcaagATGTGATTGTTACACACATCATTTTCTTCTCGACCTTACAATTTCTACAAAGGATGTTTAactaaatcttttaaaaattcaggtATGTAGATTGACTCATGTGAAATCTTTTTATCTGAATAACACAAATTGTACAAATTGCAGTTGGATTCTATCAGCTACAGCTCAATTAGATTACAAAATTAACATTGAATGGAGAGCCAGTACAAAGTATGCTTTCAGATCTAGAGAACAcctactgtaaaataaaagacaattaatagatgtttttcattttaacagcacAAGTTGAATACATGGAGAGAGACCCAGACACACTTGTTCTCAGGGTGGCAAAAAAGCTTCATGCTATAGCATACTAATAAgtttacagttattttaaaattaataaaaataatgaaagcaatgaAACATGGGAGATGTTTACATTTCTACACATTTCACATAGCTTTTAAGCAGTATTGGTGACATATTAACATAAAAAACACAGCCTTTTTGATAGGTTTGGCAGGTATACAAGTAATGTCCACAGCAAAGCACCTCTGAGAGTTTGTTTCAAAAGTTAAATGTTTTATCTGAAACAGGATGGCAGTATAAAAATCAAGCAGGTAAgtttatttgtgtgtatatgaaaacaaaatctttgttCCAGCTATGTTTAAAGTGGAACATATGGCTTGCTGGACGATGTCCCTGATCTAGTTCAGAGACTGGAGCTTTACCTATGGGGGAAGCGTACCGttgtgaaaagaaacattactagcaaagcagtaaaacatttcttttccatggcTACATTCCTGGGGATGCAAGATAGtcaaaacaaacccaactgTCATCACTAGCACACCGACAGCAAGAATCAGGCAGGAGATGAGGTTATCTGAATGGTTCCAACGCTCTTCAGACAGCCTTAGATAACACGCTGTTGGGATGATAAAAACAAGTGGGGTAGCACTCAGAACTCCCTGCATATGggaaacaacaagaaaactCTAATAAGCATGTATATTTAGTGAAGAACCTGAGTTTGTAAGTAACTAATAGGCTGATGCAGCAGTAAAGCTGGAGAACAGAGGCCTTTACCACTGTTGCTAAATAGAAAACCTTATTTTCTAACTCACAAATAGCTTGTAAAAGACTATTTGTGCTTTAGTGATacaaaaatagtattttatgaTGGAAATACTTCCATTAGATCATTAGATATGATTAGCGGAAGTTTCTAAGCTTCAGAAGGTCCAAGCATAATAATTCTTCAATATGGCAACTGATGTGAAATATTTAAGATGTTCCACTTAGGAGTCTAGATCTGCTCAAAGAAATGGGAATGGCATGCAGCAGGTCAAAAAATGGTGATAAACTTATAATGACTTGATAATGACTTGATATACAGCAACTTCTCTATGAAAGCTAAGCTCCTTTATAGAGTGAACATCCCTTACTAAAATTCAGCTTCTCTTTAGTCATTACACATAAAAATGTagattaaaagcaaatgatCAAATACTATAGAAGAGACATTGCTGATTAACATATGAGTAACAAGCCAATACATCATTTTATGCAAAAATTTTGAACACCTTCTGTCACAAACTAAGAAAGTTTTTAAACTAAGTTATGGTGAGGTAGCAATCCAATCTACTGAATATCTTTGCCTCACTGTACACTCTTTCGTACATCTTTATGATAGAACCTGTTAAGAGTGATCAGTACTTGTAACAAGTATcttttataacaaaaataagGCTCATGATTGTGTGAAGTAATGCAAACCAGTGTTACAAGCTGCTAAGTCTATAGATGCTCAACTGCCACATGACTGAATGTTTTCCCTGGAGAACTGACAGCAGGCAAACATGaaggctttgctttgttttaaaagcaagaaacagtGAAAAGGTAAGCAGTCAGAAGTAGCAGCAAATTCCGTCTCCAGTGAAGAACCAGAAAACAGCCCTACTATTGGAGCAAAATTCTGCTGAGAAGATCAGCTCTCCTTCATATGCAAAAACTTAGTCCATTCGCTAATATCAAACTTGGGTCCTTCTATTAGCAGCAAACAAGACTCCAAACATTCTTTGTAAGCACAACTGCATCCCAGAAAGACATGCATCTCTAATGTCAACTAGTCTCAAGATATAAGACATAAGCTACCCACTCAAAAGCCTGGCTAACATCTTCTGTTTGAAACTGAACCAAACTGTTGGCTTAACTGTTCTGTAAATGCTTAGGCCTCTTTGGGTAAACACGTTGCATTGATTGAATACTTACTTTTGAGtagttactttaaaataattcaatcCTAAATAGGAATCATATTTATTCATgctaaaaaaataagtaattatttattattctctaATGTAAATTTATTCTTGAAATATAAAAACTTAATACACATACATAGAAATAAGATGTGCACACACAGTTAATGAGGTTCATTTTACCAGGATTCAGATATTTGATCCAAATAGGCATGTACGCATGCACAAGTACAGATAATTTTATTGGTGTGTATACGCACACACAGATCAATTTCATTCAGTTGTGATgtaaaaacaggaggaaaaaaagatagaatATAAATTACCATGTCATTAATGAGGACCACTGCTTATTTTCAGATAGTTACAATTTGGAAAGGGTTAGCTGAGAAGATACTTGTGTAGGCAATATTTCAAACAGAGGGCAATTAGGTAGCATATCTGAATATTCAGACCAATGGTATAAGATTAGTCCAAGCATGCTCTGCAATATCACTGCTACAGAATCACTCACTCCCTCTCAGTCAGCAGATAAACTGCACAGTAGATTAGAACAATATAAACGTACTTGAATGCATCATGAAGCATAAAGAATAACTCCCACATACAGTTTGGTAAACAAAGCAGTTCTTGTAAAACCAGGTTATGACATTCATGTTATGAAATCATTCAGTTTTGCTCCCTGCTAAATCCAAGAGGTCAAGATTCCAAGTTGCTGTAAATTgctaagtaaaataaaaaaacatccAACCATTTggagttttcttctgaaacattctACTTTAATTACATTGAATAATTCCCTTTTCTTCTATTGACATTTCTATCCAAATACTACATTGAACTGCGTAAGTTTTTTACTAGAGCTACGGACATCTCAGAACTCGGCTTGATTTTTTTGAAAAGTGACAAATTAAGTATAAGAGTATAAAGGTTCACTTACATTCAGTTCTAAAACTATTCCAAGGCAATCATACACTAATGATACACCAGTCGCCACAGCAATGATAAATACTGTCACAACAATATGGAAAGCAGTTGAGAGGTTCCCATGGAAAAATACATTGGCAATCAcctgaaacaaaaccataacTTTAAAACTTGATTTTACTCTCTATCTCAACAAATACCTTATAACAAATCTTCTaatgttaagaaacaaaaagaacaggTTAGAATATACTGACTGAACCTTACCTTTGTTGCTTCATGAAAGCATCATCTGCTTCCCAAAGTAACTCAGAGCAAACATTAACAAAATTGCTGAACACTTTCCAGACTGGCTTAGAACATCTTcaggatttgttttcctctcatttGGCTGCTACAGAATAAACCCACTTTCTATTGTTTATTGAACAAATGGATTTCCTcaacagaaatactttaatCAAGCAAAAATGGGAGGCCTAACAAACATGCTACTTTTAGCTATTCAACATAATATCAGCAGTAGCATTTATACCTATACAATCAGCTCTTACACAGCCCTTTTAGCTATTATTATTAAcatattggaaaataaaataaatgcaacattATATTGCCAGAATCTAAATGGCACATGCACCATCACATAAAGAACAGCATGCAGCAGAATAAGATAACATTGATAATTATTACACATCAGCCATTGACTCCAGCAACAGTAAGTGAGAACACTAGTAATATATCAACATTGTTAAAGGGAGAATGTAATAAATGCTTACCTCTCTGGTGACAAAACATTCAAGAGGGAAAGTCAGAATTACAGTAACTCCATAACAAAACCTTCCAAAAGTTGCAAGGTTGTCATCTCTACAGTAGTTTTCAAATATATCTCCTGAGGTTTAGCAAAACATCAATTAGATTAAACTCTtatattttgcttatttgtaaAGTGAAGAATATGTTAATAGAATCACTGGCATAATTGAGATTTCCTAATCCCCTTTCCTCTAACATCAAGAGGAATCTTCACCTTAACCTATtagcaggttttgttttttttttgtttgtttgttttttgtggttttgtgtttgtttgttctttactTGGAGCAGAACatcttacagaaatattttaatggatGCATATCAGAGTGTCATTTGTCATCCCCCCCTTATTATCAGTTTTGTTTGAAACGCTGGTGTTTACCTTGgtaggaaacagaaaaagcttCCATATGAAAgacatatttcatttaaaaatgtaagacATAGAACAATTATACAAGGAGACCAGGAAATTAACCCTGCATAACTGTATTTCCCTTACAGTATCTTATCATAGCTGGTAAGCTGTAGTGAAAAATTTCAAATATTCTGATCCTGAACATATGGATTATTAACCTGTACATCTGGTTacaacagaaacactgataAAGAATTCAAATCATCATCTTGCTTTGTGGTTACAACAATGAATTTGGAATAACAATCGATGTGACTTAAGAAAAACCACCAGACCACACTAAGACAATGTATTACATCCTTTCTACCTGGTTATTATACTGTTCTACTATTCACTACTTTCAGGATTATGATGGCACTAAGGAAAGAATGAAGCGCGCTTGAGAGAAAAACATCTAAAAGATTTTGACAGGAGATGCAGAAGGCAAGGTGGAGCCCATCTCCAATACAGTCATAAGCTGAGGGATAGTTGCAATCAGAACTTTCTTGTTTGAAATGTCAAGCCAGTTTGCACTTACTCTACCTATAACTGTGTCTAGGACAGTAAGTTATTCTGCATTAACATTacagaaagtacaaaaaaacaaaaccaaacaaacaggtAAACCAGTAACCTCCATCCCACAATTCCCCTGTTCTCAGCTATATACCTTTCATTACAGATTAGACACCTTCTCCTGTGATTTGACACAGCACTATTAAATAACAGAAGAGCTGACTGCAATGTGTATTTTACCTTGAAGAACTAATACACTGAGCAATATTatgccttttcttttgaaagcatttctccaatttctttttaataaaatcatgTTAAATAGCATTACGTATTAATTactttatatatttacatattacATACACACAGAGAGATTATGGAAGCACTAGTTATGTCAGATGGCTGTTGTAAAGACATCAAGTATCCCTGAGTCAGAGCTAGGATGCCACATTTGCACAGATAGGAGAATGTACACTAGGCACCTTATACAAAAAGACAacactttcttcttccttctctctttgttAGAAGGCCACATGGCTAAGTTATAAATGTTTAGTCCTCATCTGGATGTGGAAGCACTCAAAGGGGATTTTCACCAGTGAGGCTTCCACTATTAACATCTATCTGACATCTTTGTAACCTGCCTTGGTTGATGGGTAACTAAGAGAAATAGCTTTCCTAACTATTCAGGTCCATAATAGGTGCAAGAACACCAAACTTATACACAGCTGTTAGCAACAGGACTGAAAGTGTAAGGACTGTAAGCAAGCATGAAGATCGAGGGATTGAGAAGTTTACCTTCTGTGTATCCTGTAAAAGTCATGTATCCACATACAGCAAATAGTACGCTGATAACAACAGCAAGTAAAACAGACACATGTGTGATTCGAGACCAGTTGTTTAATGTGGGTTCTTTCAGAGAGCCATATATTAAAAAGCTGTTATGGTGGCAGATGAATGCTGAAATACACATAAcagttaaaggaaataaatgaatccatgtatatgtacatatgaaataaattaatgaagTGTATATCCTCCAAAGTAGGAGAGACACAGCAGTCTGATACCACTCATTACTGAACACAAACATTAAACCTACAACGAATGGAACTTCTACTCATTTGATGAAAATTTATAGTCCTCTTAAGATAACTCTGAGGATATTACCATAAAATACCACAGtgtttcttcccctcttccccatAAAGATTCAAAAAAACAGCACcccaaaataagaaaaaaagacaaaacaagttTTACGTTCAGAAAGTCATTTCTTAAAGTTGGTCTTAagactgaaaatatgaaaatgactTACCAAAAGACATCACCCCAATGGCTTGCAATGCATTTGATTTTGCAAATACCCATGCATTTTCTGATTTGGGTCTAAAACAGAAATTGTCAGTTATGTTATGCCCTTTTCAACCATAAGTtactaaaattaattttaaacatcaTGCTATAATACAGAATTCCTATCTGAATTAAGGCAAAGTGTTCATCAACAATAAGTTCAAACCAAAGAGATACTTTTCTCATCTCTTGCTTTGAGAAAAGTATCCTAGGAACTACTTACAGCCAAAACTGTCAGTTTGTTTCAGCAACCAGttatgtaaataaattattcaaGTCATCACTTATCAAGAAACAGTAAATGAGAAGGTAAATGCTGTCACTAGCTTTGGATGAGGTTTTCTCAACCCAAACCTTCCTCAGACCATATGAAgtcattttattcttctgaattTACACACGTAAGGCATTGTTTCTAGAGACTTATTTGTAAATCACAAATCAAGCGAGgcagtttgtatttatttacatctttttcaactggaacagctgcccagggaggtggtggagtcagcagccctggcagtgttcaagaggcatctggatgaggagctatgagatatggtttagtggcttgttgTAGCTACGGTAataggaggatggttggactagatgatcttgtaggtcctttccaacctcatgattctatgattctataaaaacTATGAATTACGTAAATATTGTGCATTTATCTTGTGAAACAGACATTCTGATCAAACATAGCTGCTGCATCTCCTTATATAGAGTAGCAGCCTCTAATTTGATACTAGTGATTTCAAACCAGTTGAAGTGCCTGAATAATTCATATTAAtgattttgaatgcttttatgAGGAAAATATTCACTTTTGATTCAAGAAGCAGTAACAGTATCAAATAAAGAGAGactacagaaaataacattacaACAATTCAATCACCACTAGAGGTCAGCTAATTTGATATCAAATATACAGAATGGAAATCTGCCATATTCTTCGATGACAGAATTTTTGAAAGTcaacttgtgtttttctgttcacaCTTAGTATTTGGATTATCTCATGCCCTACACAGAAAAAGTAGTTCTGAAACACAAAGAATGCACATACATGAAGCGCTTCTTTatcagtgtcatggttttataattttgtaattttgatTTGTATCCAGCAATAAATGTTAGCTTCACttttgaaacattattttttgcaGTACAAAGGTATCTGAAAACACAGTGTGAGTTAACTCTTTGATTACAGTAGATAATTCCCTAGCTACAAGCAGGTGTAAACAGAGCAAAGAATAGGCCATCTAAGTGCATTTTTTATCCAGCATCTTAAATAACTGATAATAAGCTCTGGGTCCAGAACACCAGATTTTATTCACAGGAACATAACATCCTTcagacaataataataaaatacccAATCTAatcaaaagtagaaaaaagGATCTCAACTTCATCTTTGTCATAAGAGGAGATAAATTAAATCGAATAATCCCTCAACAGAAATATGTCTTTTCCCCTCATAAGAAGTAACAAGAAATGAACACTCATTACATTCCAGAACAACTCAATTCCCAAAGcaactagaaaataaaacaaaatgcaacactCATAAGCCTCATAAGTGCTGTTTCCAGCCTACAGTTTCAAACGCATCAAATCACCGCAAACAATAATTCTACAGTAAACTTCA
This genomic window from Coturnix japonica isolate 7356 chromosome 7, Coturnix japonica 2.1, whole genome shotgun sequence contains:
- the SLC38A11 gene encoding putative sodium-coupled neutral amino acid transporter 11 isoform X2, with the protein product MERDGSEQPPDRAPQIETDDHTALVSKPRSKGGNGDLASAGFNIINSIIGSGIIGLPYSMKEAGFPLGVLLLFGVAYITAMISYNIITGDTLTKVFLRIPGVGSENVLTDRRFIILFTTVIFTLPLSLYRDIAKLGKVSLVSLLLTIVILVIVMVRTVTLDPQIPKSENAWVFAKSNALQAIGVMSFAFICHHNSFLIYGSLKEPTLNNWSRITHVSVLLAVVISVLFAVCGYMTFTGYTEGDIFENYCRDDNLATFGRFCYGVTVILTFPLECFVTREVIANVFFHGNLSTAFHIVVTVFIIAVATGVSLVYDCLGIVLELNGVLSATPLVFIIPTACYLRLSEERWNHSDNLISCLILAVGVLVMTVGFVLTILHPQECSHGKEMFYCFASNVSFHNGTLPP
- the SLC38A11 gene encoding putative sodium-coupled neutral amino acid transporter 11 isoform X1, coding for MERDGSEQPPDRAPQIETDDHTALVSKPRSKGGNGDLASAGFNIINSIIGSGIIGLPYSMKEAGFPLGVLLLFGVAYITDYSIILLIKGGNLSSTNTYQELVKKTYGFLGYLILSTLQFLYPFIAMISYNIITGDTLTKVFLRIPGVGSENVLTDRRFIILFTTVIFTLPLSLYRDIAKLGKVSLVSLLLTIVILVIVMVRTVTLDPQIPKSENAWVFAKSNALQAIGVMSFAFICHHNSFLIYGSLKEPTLNNWSRITHVSVLLAVVISVLFAVCGYMTFTGYTEGDIFENYCRDDNLATFGRFCYGVTVILTFPLECFVTREVIANVFFHGNLSTAFHIVVTVFIIAVATGVSLVYDCLGIVLELNGVLSATPLVFIIPTACYLRLSEERWNHSDNLISCLILAVGVLVMTVGFVLTILHPQECSHGKEMFYCFASNVSFHNGTLPP